GAGAACTACTACAGTCCGTGAGAGCTCGAGCGTGCGATCGGTCGCTTCGTCGAGCACTACAACCATCGGCGCTACCGCGAGTCACTGGACAACGTGACTCCAGCCGATGCATATCACGGGCGGCGCACCGCGATCCTGACGCGCCGAGAACAGACCAAGAAGAAGACAATGGCTCGTCGTGCGCGACAGAATCTACGCGCCGCGTAGGCGGGCAAACGTGCCAGAAGTGTCTCTTATAAATCAGGCCTACTGATCCCGAAGTCTTTGACGACGTGCGCCCACGCTGCGTCTTAAAACAGAACAGAGCTAGCAGATCCTCTCAAGGATGGCGTCCCACAGCGCGACGCGAGCCGTGAGGGCACGTAAGGATATTTCTTCGGCCCGCCCCATCAGTTCAGGCGAGGACGCAAGCAACCTCTCGACCATTGCTTCGGAAGCCAACGAATGATCCTGCGAGTCTATATCGACGTGCCGTTGCAAACACGCAACCAAGGTGCCGCAGGCAAGACCCTCTTGAGACAGATTCGTAGCAATCGGTAGAAACATTTCCGGAATGATCAGTTCTCGAGAATAGTGAAATGCCGCTACACGGACCGCAACAGGCTCTTCGAGAATTTCGGATGTCGCTTGAAGAAACTCGTTAACTGATGGGGTCAACTTTGCATCTGCGAGGACAGATTGAAACAAGGCGCCACGACGAACTTCCGCTATACAAAAATTAATCTCCGAACAATCCGCACCAATTTCGGTCATTGCTTCCAAGTACCATTCAAAGTGAGAAAGTTTCCGAAACCCATCGCCCTCGGGAATGGAGTCGCTCTCTTCCGCCAAGACCAATGCGTTGACAAGCCTGGCGGTCTCCGGGTCTCGCCCCGGGAACCACGGCAGGGAAACTGTCGTCAAATCCCTTTGCAGACTTTTTAATAACGTCATGAAGTCCCACACTGCGAATACGTGGTACTCCGTAAAAAGACGCAAAGCAGACGGAGTCTTTATGGCCCCATAGAGCGGGTGGTTCCGAAGAACCTCACAAGCCTCTTCCCAATTCTGGGTTTTGTTCACGTCTGCGATCCATGGCCACCACTCCAGAAGAAGTTGCGGCGGGCGGCTTCTCTAGCCAATCCTAGCATCGGAAGTTTTCAATCTGTCGAACTATTAAGATTTTCACGATAGCGTCCTTTCGCCGTATTCTCTGGCATCTGCATGGACTTCTAGCGCAACAGGAACTGATCCAAACAGAGGTATATGGAATAAACCTGCACGTATTCTAGGTTGCCCACAACCCCACTCGCGTTCGGCACGTACTCGCAAAAAAGAGAGCCCAAGGAGCCAAGATCGAAGTTCCTCAGGGAAGTGGTCAACTTCCGGGAGAGAGAGCAACGACATGGTAAAAACTCGAGATTCAAATTCGCGAGCTTGCCGAGCCCGTCCGGCGGCGACGCAGCGGCCGCTTG
This genomic window from Candidatus Binatia bacterium contains:
- a CDS encoding DUF3050 domain-containing protein, with translation MNKTQNWEEACEVLRNHPLYGAIKTPSALRLFTEYHVFAVWDFMTLLKSLQRDLTTVSLPWFPGRDPETARLVNALVLAEESDSIPEGDGFRKLSHFEWYLEAMTEIGADCSEINFCIAEVRRGALFQSVLADAKLTPSVNEFLQATSEILEEPVAVRVAAFHYSRELIIPEMFLPIATNLSQEGLACGTLVACLQRHVDIDSQDHSLASEAMVERLLASSPELMGRAEEISLRALTARVALWDAILERIC